The genomic region ATAAAGCGCTCTGCCCCAGGTCTTTAAAGTACTCTATCAATACGGGCGTCGCGGCCGCAATCAATTTTTCCCGCTCTGTGAAGTTGATTGTTTTCAGTTTACCCTGAGATTCCATTTCCGCCATAATTCCCGAGCCTTCAGTAAGTTCGGTGACTCGGCCATAGGTTCCGGCATCTTTACCGGCCTGGACAATTGCAGATTGCAAATCTTTCGGTAAACTACGAAGTGTTTTGCCACTGAACGCCAATGGGCGAACCGTGATGGAGTGTGCAGTCAGAGAAATGTTTGGCCCAACTTCGTAGAATTTCATCTGGCGGATGCCAGCCGCTTCGTTTTCGGCCGCATCAATAACGCCGGTTTGAATGGCGTTGTAGACTTCTGCATAGGCGATGACATTCGGCGACATACCGAAGGCATAGAAAAGTTTTGTTTGAATTGGCGCACCCATCACACGGATCGGAACATTCTTGATTTCAGCCATGTTCGTTACTGGCTTGTTGACGATCAGGTGACGGACGCCACCTCCACCGTATCCCAGCACCAGGATGTCGGCACGCTTGTAAATGTCGTCGACGATCGGCTGCAACACGTCGCTGGAAAGAACCTTACTCCAATGGCCAGCATCTCGGTAAAGCATCGGTGGATCGAGCAAAGTCGCCAACTTCGAAAAGGTGGACATGTGCGACGGAGCTGCCACAGCGTAGTCAACCGACAAGCCCTGGTTCATGTAGGCGACATAGTCTTTTTCAAGACCAAGCTCGCTATTTAGGTGCATAACGAACTCAAGCTCATGCTCGCCACTGTAATATTGTTTCGTGAGTTGTTCGAATTTACGCATCAAACGCGTAAACGCATGTTTTTCATCAAACTGGCTCGCACCATGCAACGTGATCTTGTCGGCTTGAGCAGCACTAACAAACGTAAAGCTGGAAAAAACGACCGCCAGCGCCGGAAGCAACAGTTTTGATACAGTAAATTTCATATTAGCTCCTCCTCAGGATTAATTCGCGAATTCATTTTTCTGAATTCAGTTTCATTCCTATTGGCAGATACAACTGCCACCCAGGTACGACTATACGACTACGGGAAGAATTGTTCCTCCCGATTATTTGCCACCACAGCACAGATCCTGACCAGCCCCCACTGACTGGTCCAGTTTGAATGTTAGTGCATGACCGGCCTTTGGTCCATCTGGACGATGGTTTCCGGGGCTGGCGGGCGGTAGCCCAATGCGCTGTGTGGTCTGATAGTCGGAAAAAATCCTGTGACAAACCACTCCACTGGTTCCATATGAGTCTGGGGGTGTCAAAACAATTGGGGCATTCTGATTGCCGGTGATGGTCTGGGTGGCCTGACTGCAGCAATCTGCCTGCTTCAGGCCGGCCATCGGGTCCGTGTCTTCGAACAGGCGCCGGAACTGAACGAGATCGGTGCCGAGATTCAAACCAGTGCTAACGCAAGTCGTGTACTGCTGAACCTGGGGCTTAGGGATCAACTTGAGAGGGTAGCGGTGAAACCAGAGTATTATCGCTTGCAGCTGTACAGCAGTGCCGAGGTTTTGAACGAGATTTCCCTAGCAGAACAGCACGAAACAGCATTCGGCGCTCCCTACTATCACATCCACCAGGCCGATCTGCTCGACATTCTTCTGAATAAAATCGACCAGTTGGAT from Gammaproteobacteria bacterium harbors:
- a CDS encoding TRAP transporter substrate-binding protein, which produces MKFTVSKLLLPALAVVFSSFTFVSAAQADKITLHGASQFDEKHAFTRLMRKFEQLTKQYYSGEHELEFVMHLNSELGLEKDYVAYMNQGLSVDYAVAAPSHMSTFSKLATLLDPPMLYRDAGHWSKVLSSDVLQPIVDDIYKRADILVLGYGGGGVRHLIVNKPVTNMAEIKNVPIRVMGAPIQTKLFYAFGMSPNVIAYAEVYNAIQTGVIDAAENEAAGIRQMKFYEVGPNISLTAHSITVRPLAFSGKTLRSLPKDLQSAIVQAGKDAGTYGRVTELTEGSGIMAEMESQGKLKTINFTEREKLIAAATPVLIEYFKDLGQSALYNAIQAVK